Proteins from a genomic interval of Aquila chrysaetos chrysaetos chromosome 20, bAquChr1.4, whole genome shotgun sequence:
- the PTPDC1 gene encoding protein tyrosine phosphatase domain-containing protein 1 isoform X3, which produces MAAGVLLQNELPYSSLLESSLYLANMSSGSSRRPTAKYTKVGERLRHVIPGHMQCSMACGGRACKYENPARWSEQEQAIKGLYSSWITDNILAMARPSTELIEKYNIIEQFERCGIKTIINLQRPGEHASCGNPLEQESGFTYLPEAFMEAGIYFYNFGWKDYGVASLTTILDMVKVMAFALQEGRVAVHCHAGLGRTGVLIACYLVFATRMSADQAILFVRAKRPNSIQTRGQLLCIREFTQFLVPLRNVFACCEPKAHTVTLSQYLTRQRHLLHGYESRHLKHVPKLIHLVCKLLLDLAENRQVIEAELLDIPDLSAEIEKTVSQLVSTQLDRELARQDSDTSDSSHTQSSTFETQDSLFSLGHECDPLWKRRNVECLQPLTHLKRRLSYSESDLRRTEFLLDQGETAWTVPAQILLCNKLKQNSGEECSATGEQKPQLDLNKEALVRNTCMFWSQGKFNLDGQKGGSSLYHRRTSTKEVQRSRTFSSGLASIHNTREPGTPRHNFTNEIGHRKDHKTNMYSRRVYVSEDSDSSSSSKVNFSIGYESQGSKDASETIPHIVLQSELSLEARRVLAAKALADINEFLGEDEVKQKVEMWQKELNSRDGAWDKICTERDPFILCSLMWSWIEQLKEPIVSKGDIDMLAKNCTESQDALYLLRKEQCQTILCILHCVVNLQMLPADVEEALLARAIKAFTKTSFDSENGPYVYNTLKKVFKQTLEEKRKNLKEGTENPS; this is translated from the exons GAAGTTCAAGGCGTCCGACAGCAAAATACACTAAAGTAGGGGAGCGCCTTCGCCATGTCATTCCTGGTCACATGCAGTGCTCAATGGCATGTGGTGGACGTGCTTGCAAGTATGAAAACCCGGCTCGATGGAGTGAGCAGGAGCAAGCCATTAAAGGGCTCTACTCTTCTTG GATAACAGATAACATACTGGCTATGGCTCGACCCTCAACAGAATTAATTGAAAAGTACAACATTATTGAACAGTTTGAAAG ATGTGGCATAAAAACCATAATTAACCTTCAGCGTCCTGGGGAGCATGCAAGCTGTGGAAATCCACTGGAACAAGAAAGCGGCTTCACCTACCTTCCTGAAGCTTTTATGGAGGCTGGAA tttatttttataattttggaTGGAAGGATTATGGAGTGGCATCTCTCACTACTATACTTGATATGGTAAAAGTCATGGCTTTCGCCTTGCAGGAAGGGAGGGTAGCTGTTCACTGTCACGCAGGACTTGGTCGGACAG GTGTACTAATAGCTTGCTACTTAGTTTTTGCAACAAGAATGAGTGCTGATCAAGCAATTCTTTTTGTCAGAGCAAAAAGGCCTAATTCTATTCAGACTAGAGGGCAGTTGTTATGCATCAGAGAATTCACTCAGTTTTTGGTTCCTCtgagaaatgtatttgcatGCTGTGAGCCCAAGGCACACACAGTGACACTGTCCCAGTACCTGACCCGTCAGAGACATCTGCTCCATGGTTATGAGAGTAGGCATCTCAAACATGTGCCAAAACTTATTCATCTAGTTTGTAAATTGTTGCTAGACTTGGCTGAAAACAGACAAGTGATAGAGGCAGAATTGTTAGATATACCAGATCTCTCAGCTGAAATTGAAAAGACTGTGTCTCAGTTGGTGTCCACACAGCTAGATAGAGAACTCGCAAGGCAGGACAGTGATACGTCAGACTCCTCCCACACCCAGTCGTCCACTTTCGAGACCCAGgattctcttttctccctgggACATGAATGTGATCCTCTTTGGAAAAGAAGGAATGTGGAATGCCTTCAGCCTCTTACTCATCTGAAAAGGCGTCTAAGCTATAGTGAGTCAGATTTAAGGAGAACTGAGTTTCTTTTAGACCAAGGAGAAACTGCATGGACAGTACCTGCTCAGATATTACTGTGCAACAAACTTAAGCAGAACAGTGGTGAGGAGTGTTCTGCCACAGGTGAACAAAAGCCACAGTTGGATTTAAACAAAGAAGCATTAGTGCGTAATACATGCATGTTCTGGAGTCAAGGTAAATTTAATTTGGATGGACAAAAAGGTGGATCCTCACTTTATCACAGAAGGACCTCTACCAAAGAAGTACAACGCAGCAGAACCTTTTCTTCAGGTCTAGCATCTATCCATAATACCAGGGAACCTGGAACACCAAGGCATAATTTTACCAATGAGATTGGTCATAGGAAGGACCACAAGACTAATATGTATAGCAGAAGAGTCTATGTCTCTGAGGACTCtgattcttcttcttcttctaaaGTGAACTTTTCCATTGGATATGAAAGCCAAGGTAGCAAAGATGCGTCAGAGACAATTCCACACATTGTTCTGCAGTCAGAATTAAGTTTGGAAGCCCGAAGAGTTTTGGCAGCAAAAGCACTTGCAGATATAAATGAATTTTTGGGAGAGGATGAAGTGAAGCAGAAGGTAGAAATGTGGCAG aaagaaCTGAATTCTCGAGATGGAGCTTGGGATAAAATCTGTACCGAGAGAGATCCTTTTATCCTCTGTAGCTTGATGTGGTCCTGGATAGAGCAGCTGAAAGAACCTATTGTATCCAAAGGTGATATTGACATGCTGGCAAAAAATtgcacagaatcacaggatgcACTTTACTTACTGAGAAAG GAACAGTGTCAGACTATCCTTTGTATTTTACACTGCGTGGTGAACTTGCAAATGCTACCAGCTGATGTGGAGGAGGCCTTACTTGCTCGTGCTATTAAAGCTTTCACTAAG
- the PTPDC1 gene encoding protein tyrosine phosphatase domain-containing protein 1 isoform X4, with the protein MQCSMACGGRACKYENPARWSEQEQAIKGLYSSWITDNILAMARPSTELIEKYNIIEQFERCGIKTIINLQRPGEHASCGNPLEQESGFTYLPEAFMEAGIYFYNFGWKDYGVASLTTILDMVKVMAFALQEGRVAVHCHAGLGRTGVLIACYLVFATRMSADQAILFVRAKRPNSIQTRGQLLCIREFTQFLVPLRNVFACCEPKAHTVTLSQYLTRQRHLLHGYESRHLKHVPKLIHLVCKLLLDLAENRQVIEAELLDIPDLSAEIEKTVSQLVSTQLDRELARQDSDTSDSSHTQSSTFETQDSLFSLGHECDPLWKRRNVECLQPLTHLKRRLSYSESDLRRTEFLLDQGETAWTVPAQILLCNKLKQNSGEECSATGEQKPQLDLNKEALVRNTCMFWSQGKFNLDGQKGGSSLYHRRTSTKEVQRSRTFSSGLASIHNTREPGTPRHNFTNEIGHRKDHKTNMYSRRVYVSEDSDSSSSSKVNFSIGYESQGSKDASETIPHIVLQSELSLEARRVLAAKALADINEFLGEDEVKQKVEMWQKELNSRDGAWDKICTERDPFILCSLMWSWIEQLKEPIVSKGDIDMLAKNCTESQDALYLLRKEQCQTILCILHCVVNLQMLPADVEEALLARAIKAFTKTSFDSENGPYVYNTLKKVFKQTLEEKRKNLKEGTENPS; encoded by the exons ATGCAGTGCTCAATGGCATGTGGTGGACGTGCTTGCAAGTATGAAAACCCGGCTCGATGGAGTGAGCAGGAGCAAGCCATTAAAGGGCTCTACTCTTCTTG GATAACAGATAACATACTGGCTATGGCTCGACCCTCAACAGAATTAATTGAAAAGTACAACATTATTGAACAGTTTGAAAG ATGTGGCATAAAAACCATAATTAACCTTCAGCGTCCTGGGGAGCATGCAAGCTGTGGAAATCCACTGGAACAAGAAAGCGGCTTCACCTACCTTCCTGAAGCTTTTATGGAGGCTGGAA tttatttttataattttggaTGGAAGGATTATGGAGTGGCATCTCTCACTACTATACTTGATATGGTAAAAGTCATGGCTTTCGCCTTGCAGGAAGGGAGGGTAGCTGTTCACTGTCACGCAGGACTTGGTCGGACAG GTGTACTAATAGCTTGCTACTTAGTTTTTGCAACAAGAATGAGTGCTGATCAAGCAATTCTTTTTGTCAGAGCAAAAAGGCCTAATTCTATTCAGACTAGAGGGCAGTTGTTATGCATCAGAGAATTCACTCAGTTTTTGGTTCCTCtgagaaatgtatttgcatGCTGTGAGCCCAAGGCACACACAGTGACACTGTCCCAGTACCTGACCCGTCAGAGACATCTGCTCCATGGTTATGAGAGTAGGCATCTCAAACATGTGCCAAAACTTATTCATCTAGTTTGTAAATTGTTGCTAGACTTGGCTGAAAACAGACAAGTGATAGAGGCAGAATTGTTAGATATACCAGATCTCTCAGCTGAAATTGAAAAGACTGTGTCTCAGTTGGTGTCCACACAGCTAGATAGAGAACTCGCAAGGCAGGACAGTGATACGTCAGACTCCTCCCACACCCAGTCGTCCACTTTCGAGACCCAGgattctcttttctccctgggACATGAATGTGATCCTCTTTGGAAAAGAAGGAATGTGGAATGCCTTCAGCCTCTTACTCATCTGAAAAGGCGTCTAAGCTATAGTGAGTCAGATTTAAGGAGAACTGAGTTTCTTTTAGACCAAGGAGAAACTGCATGGACAGTACCTGCTCAGATATTACTGTGCAACAAACTTAAGCAGAACAGTGGTGAGGAGTGTTCTGCCACAGGTGAACAAAAGCCACAGTTGGATTTAAACAAAGAAGCATTAGTGCGTAATACATGCATGTTCTGGAGTCAAGGTAAATTTAATTTGGATGGACAAAAAGGTGGATCCTCACTTTATCACAGAAGGACCTCTACCAAAGAAGTACAACGCAGCAGAACCTTTTCTTCAGGTCTAGCATCTATCCATAATACCAGGGAACCTGGAACACCAAGGCATAATTTTACCAATGAGATTGGTCATAGGAAGGACCACAAGACTAATATGTATAGCAGAAGAGTCTATGTCTCTGAGGACTCtgattcttcttcttcttctaaaGTGAACTTTTCCATTGGATATGAAAGCCAAGGTAGCAAAGATGCGTCAGAGACAATTCCACACATTGTTCTGCAGTCAGAATTAAGTTTGGAAGCCCGAAGAGTTTTGGCAGCAAAAGCACTTGCAGATATAAATGAATTTTTGGGAGAGGATGAAGTGAAGCAGAAGGTAGAAATGTGGCAG aaagaaCTGAATTCTCGAGATGGAGCTTGGGATAAAATCTGTACCGAGAGAGATCCTTTTATCCTCTGTAGCTTGATGTGGTCCTGGATAGAGCAGCTGAAAGAACCTATTGTATCCAAAGGTGATATTGACATGCTGGCAAAAAATtgcacagaatcacaggatgcACTTTACTTACTGAGAAAG GAACAGTGTCAGACTATCCTTTGTATTTTACACTGCGTGGTGAACTTGCAAATGCTACCAGCTGATGTGGAGGAGGCCTTACTTGCTCGTGCTATTAAAGCTTTCACTAAG